In Salvelinus sp. IW2-2015 unplaced genomic scaffold, ASM291031v2 Un_scaffold1085, whole genome shotgun sequence, the DNA window GCTGTTTTCtggattttatacaccggtcagcaacgggtgtgctgaaatagctgaatccaacTAATTTgtagggtgtccacatacttttggccatgtagtgtataattTTCATAGTTATGGCACACTTTTTCTAGGAGCTTTTGaagatttaaaaacagatttcttattattttaaaaagtattaaaaaaaggTGTGGATTTTTCTACATCCACCCTGATTCAGAATACACCATCTCATAGTCATGTTCAATAGCTATAGATAAGAGAAATCcgaatatccaatataaaacacattttacctTGGTGAGGAGGGGCCGCAGGtaagcggttagagtgttgggccagtaaccgaaaggttgctagctccaatccccgagctgacaatgtaaaaatatgtcgttctgcccctgagcaaggcagttaacccaccagtTAACTCTgactcagaggggttgggttaaatgcggaagacacatttcagttgaaggcattcagttgtacaactgactagctcTTTCCCTTAAAAACTACAATAAAGGGACCAGATCACTGCAATAGCCTAGACATTGAGAAACCCAATTCGATTGAAACACTGCTCCTTTTTTTGGCGCTATGGTATCTTCTACATTTCTTCAAGACTGCAGAATCTGAACTTTGTCTACGCGTCATATGTTATCTTCTCGCATATTACTGTAGCACGTATGCTCATTATGTTATGGGTTTGTCTGACAAGAAGCACATCTTTTACGACACTTTTACGCATTCTGTCCAATAGGCCTACCCATAGAGTTGCGCACCTACATGTTATGGGGTTGTCTGATGATAAGCACATCTTTTACGACAAGTTTACGCATTCTGTCCAATCGGCCTACCCATAGAGTTGTGTGCGCATACTGCGCACCTACAGTGTCCTATTGAAATCCACTTGACTGTAATGTCCAATTGTGCAATAGCCTACAATTCAGTATTGTTGAGTTGAATTTCCTGGGTGTGTTTACCTATCCATTACCAACGATATAATCGCAAAAAATAATATCGAGGAGACTGGTGAGAGAGCACACGTAACATTTTATTGACGGGCGGGGCTTGCTTGCCAATTCTGAGGATTGTATTTCCTTGCTAGTCACACCCCTATCCGGAAGAGAAACAGCAACGAATTCGTGAGAAACTTTGTCAGATCGACATCAAGAAGCTACCGCAGGTATGAAAGTCAAACTGCAGATCGTTGAGAAGCATTAAATGTGTTAAGCATTAAATGTGTTATCTACATAGGATAATCGACAGTATTTCTTATAGAATCAAATTATTGTATAGTAACTTGTCGATATTTTGTTATAATTGGCCAAGCTCTATAGTGGACTAACCTGTTCATGTTATGTGTATCGTGGGAAGKTGGTTGTGATACATCCACtcgatgttgctatcattagaatAGGCTATTTAATAACTGGGCTATGAATAAGTTGCATATAATTTTACCTGTCTGCTATTTGTTTGTTTAAAgtactttgtttttgtttcttccaGGAGATCATCACTTTTTCATACTCATATTCAGGACACAACATGTGGCCTAACCAAGGTAGGTAGATTAATACTATATTATGCCATAACTATCTTCATGTTATCGCCAAAGTTATATCAGTCGGATATATTACAACGTTTATGAAATCCTGTTCAGGTCCCCCTGGCCAGAACCCGGCCTTCCCCCCAGGCTACAACCCTGCATTCCCTTCTGGTCCAAACCCAGCACACCCTCAAGGCCAGAACCCCATGTACGCACCTGGCACAAACCCGGCTTATCCCCCCGGTATGGCCCCTGGTATGGCCCCCGGTATGCCCCCTGGTATGGCCCCCGGTATGCCCCCTGGTATGGCCCCCGGTATGGCCCCCTGTATGAATCCAGCCATGCCTCCAGGATCCATGCCTTACGGACAACACCCAGGAGGGCAATACCCAGGAGGACAACACCCTTATCCAGCTGGACCAGGTGCACCTGGTTACCCAGGAGTTCACCCAGGGCCCTACCCTGGTGGG includes these proteins:
- the LOC112069705 gene encoding proline-rich protein 13; protein product: MWPNQGPPGQNPAFPPGYNPAFPSGPNPAHPQGQNPMYAPGTNPAYPPGMAPGMAPGMPPGMAPGMPPGMAPGMAPCMNPAMPPGSMPYGQHPGGQYPGGQHPYPAGPGAPGYPGVHPGPYPGGVHPGGVYPGGMHPGMAGGVAGFGMGVPGHKAHKKMKKAKGKKAHKADKHLKHHGGHRKHSSSSSSSSSDEE